A stretch of Planococcus citri chromosome 5, ihPlaCitr1.1, whole genome shotgun sequence DNA encodes these proteins:
- the LOC135848972 gene encoding uncharacterized protein LOC135848972 codes for MSKATRKTKSNTKRNNINPSSQIPETRSRKNMPSSKKAKIVEETDIPHSSFDFQSCPSSSTTDQDTSIVGIMNTSKQDFAGIRFMEGFVDKTLLISTVLSCSSSYILLLAPRCCGKSVNITMLKRYFEIPRDEKEKILNHRVFEKTLISKDTKFMKKHFGNYPVLYLNFKSSGSVCSFEIAFKFVREVVKKAYVDHSEVLLASKKLISSEKKVIKDWFHISNYVKKAVDHPDIYFALENLARFLVQHHGRKIFLFVDDYDGICTDAMIHMEDRIIETTGAVLYKADHELKNTIAFCQGALSCLLKPSQRDEFVDRAVLTGTSEITTMGLNKLRTVKQFRFQEKHTFSKLCDLTPV; via the coding sequence ATGTCAAAGGCTACGAGAAAGACAAAATCGAATACGAAAAGGAATAACATAAACCCGTCGAGTCAAATACCAGAAACAAGAAGTAGAAAGAATATGCCGAGTTCGAAAAAAGCCAAAATCGTAGAAGAAACAGATATTCCACATTCATCGTTTGATTTTCAGAGTTGTCCAAGCTCTTCAACAACTGATCAAGACACTTCGATAGTAGGCATAATGAATACAAGCAAACAAGACTTCGCCGGCATTCGCTTTATGGAAGGATTCGTCGATAAAACACTTTTGATATCAACGGTATTATCGTGTTCATCTTCGTACATACTGTTGTTAGCGCCGAGATGTTGTGGTAAAAGCGTAAATATTACTATGCTAAaaagatattttgaaatacctagGGACGAAAAGGAGAAAATTCTTAATCATCGAGTGTTCGAAAAGACGCTTATAAGTAAGGATACCAAGTtcatgaaaaaacattttggcaaTTATCCGGTGttatatttgaatttcaaatcatcCGGTTCTGTTTGCTCATTTGAAATTGCTTTCAAGTTTGTTCGCGAAGTTGTGAAAAAAGCATATGTTGATCATTCAGAGGTCTTACTGGCCAGCAAAAAGCTGATTTCttcggaaaaaaaagtaattaaagattggtttcatatttcaaattatGTAAAGAAGGCCGTGGACCATCCAGACATATATTTcgctttggaaaatttagctCGATTCCTCGTACAACACCACGGCCGAAAGATCTTCCTATTTGTCGATGATTATGATGGTATCTGCACCGATGCGATGATTCACATGGAAGACAGAATAATCGAAACGACTGGAGCAGTTCTTTATAAAGCGGATCATGAACTCAAGAATACTATCGCGTTTTGCCAGGGTGCATTAAGCTGTTTATTGAAACCGAGTCAACGTGATGAATTTGTTGATCGCGCGGTTTTAACTGGTACTTCGGAGATAACGACAATGGGCCTCAACAAATTGAGGACTGTTAAACAATTTAGATTTCAAGAGAAACACACCTTCTCGAAATTATGCGATCTTACTCCTGTCTAG
- the LOC135847717 gene encoding uncharacterized protein LOC135847717, translating to MAININDGKWLSLSVTIILFVMGAFESKTLSILHRLLYTSWMLISLIGSIFAFFNTSDTLDKLQTIGVFSTTLMLNCVVSAILANRHKIKTIISSLQENAAGKTYIINRAARLANKKLLFLAFFHGFASVFFFVPPSIYFMTKPLLKSYETQEVIQFWFTCGTEERRGIRRSLCWNVETKRELMIKNMITSSMAAIEEGGFFCGIVLYCVVMAEFYVHLDIFRAKIVALSQYSDQFSVDLYRHTRDQKWKRSVLSHHKLNIEKMLVKIVHYQQFLRCCIKEINSTFEGFTNIFFIASYGVSVVLIILVFFQTHNRILLFRHIPISAIMFVTIGMFCYFGQLISDLNDILLYELSKIPWYQQEIQFRKNYILALNQNYLPLQTKFFNSRVINLSFMLSVFRTLYSIINVLLLMIRK from the exons ATGGCAATCAACATCAACGATGGAAAATGGTTAAGTTTATCCGTTACAATTATTCTCTTCGTAATGGGCGCATTCGAATCGAAAACTCTAAGCATACTGCACCGTTTACTCTACACATCTTGGATGTTAATCAGCTTGATCGGCAGCATATTCGCATTTTTCAACACAAGCGACACGTTAGACAAACTGCAAACCATCGGTGTTTTCTCCACTACTCTGATGTTAAACTGCGTCGTTTCAGCGATACTCGCGAATcgtcataaaataaaaaccatcatAAGTTCGCTGCAAGAAAACGCAGCAGGTAAAACTTACATCATCAATCGAGCAGCTCGATTGGCCAATAAGAAGCTGCTTTTTCTCGCCTTTTTTCACGGTTTCGCATCGGTCTTTTTTTTCGTACCGCCGTCGATTTATTTTATGACTAAACCGCTTCTGAAATCCTACGAGACCCAAGAAGTGATTCAGTTTTGGTTCACTTGCGGAACAGAGGAACGTCGAGGTATTAGAAGATCGTTGTGTTGGAATGTCGAAACGAAACGAGAACTgatgattaaaaatatgattaCGAGTTCGATGGCTGCGATCGAGGAAGGCGGATTTTTTTGCGGAATTGTACTCTATTGCGTGGTTATGGCGGAATTCTACGTGCATTTGGATATTTTTAGAGCTAAAATTGTTGCATTGTCGCAGTACTCGGATCAGTTCTCGGTGGATTTGTATAGACATACTAGGGATCAGAAATGGAAACGGAGTGTTTTATCGCATCATAAGTTGAATATTGAGAAGATGTTGGTGAAAATCGTCCATTATCAGCAGTTTCTTAGATg tTGTATCAAAGAAATAAATTCTACATTCGAAGGTTTCACTAATATCTTCTTCATTGCGTCCTATGGTGTGTCAGTTGTGCtcataattttggtttttttccag ACACACAATAGAATTTTATTGTTCAGACATATCCCAATATCTGCAATAATGTTTGTCACCATAGGCATGTTCTGTTACTTCGGACAACTTATTTCTGATTTG AATGACATATTGTTATACGAGCTGAGTAAAATACCTTGGTATCAACAAGAAATACAATTCCGTAAGAATTATATATTGGCACTGAACCAGAATTACTTACCATTACAAACCAAGTTTTTCAATTCTCGAGTGATCAACTTGAGTTTCATGCTATCTGTGTTCAGGACGCTTTATTCTATCATTAATGTATTGTTATTAAtgataagaaaataa